In one window of Osmia lignaria lignaria isolate PbOS001 chromosome 11, iyOsmLign1, whole genome shotgun sequence DNA:
- the Rab3-GEF gene encoding rab3 GDP-GTP exchange factor isoform X1: MDIQKKHLCPRLVDYLAIVGARLPSVSRQPVQVPELLRRYPVEDHKDFPLPLDMVYFCQPEGCTSVGPKRTALREATSFTFTLTDKDSGRTRYGICVNFYRPVERVASAVGSGISVKRDKYNTTFRRESWRKSMEKSTDSAFSSDYRSSAVGPSDSEKDCSSSRRDSDTSHAVSAPRLGITAPSGDSESGGSHSPSPRASRRRQRVRNHSLTSLCIISHHPFFSMFRECLFVLKKIIDACNESSSPQKVGASRQTNRETVWSVLTGQTLEGTPSIVLHDVREIETWILRLLSSPVPVPTKTRVEVEIVSQSMQPPLCFALPDHTRFSLVDFPLHLPLELLGVDICLKVLTLILLEHKIVLQSRDYNALSMSVMAFVTMIYPLEYMFPAIPLLPTCMSCAEQLLLAPTPFVIGIPATFLLYKTNFKMPDDIWLVDLDSNKINPPTGAGDQLPPLPEPEGTVLKNHLRQAMQLMDQAGSGAMASMTTPQPLPQDTSPRTSLQAPSRRDSLTSHLSGLSVSSMKHRPSIDHHTHLHSTSSTVTSAASGPRRQSVSQSSGSSSPQKPMSSQHMPPFNPFIYGNDVDSVDVATRVAMVRFFNSQNLLANFTEHTRTLRLYPRPVVAFQINSFLRSRPRTSHFLNKFARTQAVEFLAEWSLTPNNVAFLRVQTGVFDPTQIGDKPKWYASSLEPIYFPVWDTGSSLANALKAMKEHENQPTDESGSDSEGAESTSSSYSSLSDFVSEMVSSDLSPSYNCTALVAQPQMALSVDPKNVYNPPSSLQYPGMEEESTTRPESPPSTSSSHSDLSSPSMNRDSEFELNPQAQEGSQSTNDKEEGGSFESDSASTITPRTILSAQSSIGQFGVGTGLLATPATISDTERPTTSHRTSRVSRYVVPIQPSGAVLQRHPSVGNVLARASSFNTGTGPLLPRQMNSNSENGSPTVPRQLSLSAGTQKQVAEGVPKQGTSNVTGNGVLRQGSQGSLFEQIATQAKDLVRETTRQSSQDGLLAQMDKLKHQAKEKITEAGEDSLFAPLEQFTQQTKKAVGEATKSVQEASKTALEASKTAAGVSKNTFDDLTYVGKSTFGDFTKSAKEVATKKGLLKGLGDTQQSPPPSPGLVQRRDSISTQLVASDNRGGRREIGRDFFSNISSDLNGIAAQTSSMFSDLFGSKNNSNRNAGLHSQSQKSDKKTPMLGPFPKSKTGLVERSSLIKHSTNKNTQEELQRMQNAERSNVNSDNQAFLTDVVNQILTGEGVGWLKLNRLKKLMEDESYRDFVVTKLNKGLNKKISPDDHIDDVCVSKPVYKGMLKCLQAVAHGLGHTYNNFGLGGMASVFQLMEIAHTHYWSKDLSEGTFDSSLMSQTSSPFGSRENLKSPQSPSQPELTEASQKSDPPQVHLEMPHGHTSPANEGNQSTTDMFLDMFTKKGKFLSRLTSFDSESGRGGGTGSSEALSTDGGSIITNPAFRQAHQASFRSTVSDSEVEQGNFPRQPKQRTGSVWSSKSSLSTGFRYHGGSLVPTTTAPSPEAARTYLFEGLLGKERSSLWDQMQFWEDAFLDAVSQERDMIGMDQGPGEMMERYKSLSESEKKRLEHDEDRLLCTLLHNLTAILVMLNVEKNELKRKVRRLLGKSHIGLIYSQELNQLLDQIHNLYGNDIDLKPLTSRQMHRQSFTVHAGVDAEGDLRFLEVRHDGLVLRSVNGVIVERWWYERLVNMTYSPKNKVLCLWRRNGGQTQLHKYYTKKCKDLYYCIKDAMEKAAARGRGANVGIELGGEFPVQDMRTGEGGLLQVCMEGVGLLFANSKFFVRLDHIRKCFTQKDGIFVLEEFNPKTRQVIQRKYKSQMADQICYSVLCVFSYLAAGLEQRKQQQIQQPQQHQQQQSQSHHHQFQQQQQQQQQQQQQQQQQQQQLQRQQAQQKHHQQQRAQLLQQPQQQQQQQQQQQQQQQQQLHQRQQHQSQAQQHSGSNMTQSAQGHKSTHFDSFPKHH; encoded by the exons ATGGATATACAGAAGAAACACCTGTGCCCCCGCTTGGTGGATTATCTCGCCATCGTGGGGGCTAGATTGCCCTCAGTCTCTCGTCAGCCTGTGCAG GTTCCAGAATTATTAAGAAGATATCCAGTGGAAGATCACAAAGATTTTCCATTACCTTTGGACATGGTTTATTTCTGCCAGCCCGAGGGTTGCACCAGCGTCGGCCCTAAACGCACAGCCTTACGAGAGGCCACCTCCTTCACCTTCACTCTCACCGACAAAGATTCCG GTAGGACACGTTACGGAATCTGCGTAAATTTCTATCGACCAGTAGAGAGGGTAGCTTCTGCGGTCGGAAGTGGAATCTCCGTGAAAAGGGACAAGTACAATACTACGTTCCGAAGGGAGAGCTGGAGGAAGAGTATGGAGAAGAGTACAGACTCTGCATTTTCTAG CGACTATAGGAGCAGTGCAGTAGGACCTAGTGATTCTGAGAAAGATTGTTCGAGCAGCAGAAGGGATTCTGACACGTCTCATGCTGTTAGCGCGCCAAGATTGGGTATCACTGCACCGAGCGGGGACAGCGAAAGCGGTGGTAGTCATTCACCATCACCGCGTGCTTCACGAAGACGTCAG AGGGTACGAAACCATTCTCTAACGTCACTATGCATCATTTCCCATCACCCTTTCTTTTCGATGTTTCGGGAATGCCTTTTCGTTTTGAAGAAGATCATCGACGCGTGTAACGAAAGTTCTTCACCGCAAAAAGTGGGTGCTTCCAGGCAAACCAACAG GGAAACAGTATGGAGCGTTCTAACCGGACAAACACTTGAAGGAACACCGTCGATAGTTCTCCACGATGTGAGAGAAATAGAAACCTGGATATTACGATTATTGAGCAGCCCGGTACCAGTTCCAACGAAGACACGAGTCGAGGTCGAAATCGTGTCTCAAAGTATGCAGCCACCACTCTGTTTTGCACTCCCAGATCACACTAGATTTTCTCTCGTTGATTTCCCTCTCCATCTACCCTTGGAACTTCTTGGCGTTGACATATGCTTGAAGGTCCTCACGTTGATTCTCTTGGAGCACAAG ATCGTGTTGCAATCTCGCGACTACAATGCCCTGTCGATGTCCGTAATGGCGTTCGTTACAATGATCTATCCTCTGGAGTATATGTTCCCCGCGATACCGTTGTTACCCACGTGCATGAGCTGCGCGGAACAATTGTTGCTTGCACCTACACCATTTGTTATCGGAATACCCGCTACTTTTTTATTGTACAAAACGAACTTCAAAATGCCCGATGACATATGGCTAGTGGATCTAGACAGCAATAAGATAAACCCACCTACCGGTGCGGGTGATCAATTGCCTCCGTTGCCCGAGCCAGAAGGCACCGTACTAAAGAATCACTTGAGACAG GCAATGCAACTGATGGACCAAGCCGGCTCTGgt GCAATGGCTAGCATGACGACTCCGCAACCTTTGCCCCAAGACACTTCACCTCGAACGTCGTTGCAAGCACCTAGCAGAAGGGATAGCCTAACTTCTCATTTGTCCGGTTTGAG TGTTTCGTCGATGAAACACAGACCAAGCATCGATCACCATACTCACCTCCATTCAACGAGTTCCACGGTGACAAGCGCAGCCTCTGGACCACGTCGACAGTCTGTATCTCAATCATCAGGATCTTCGTCGCCTCAGAAACCCATGTCCTCGCAACACATGCCTCCTTTCAATCCTTTCATCTATGGCAACGACGTAGACTCGGTGGACGTTGCCACCAGGGTGGCTATGGTGCGTTTCTTCAACTCCCAGAACTTGCTTGCTAACTTCACCGAGCACACAAGGACTCTGAGGCTGTACCCAAGGCCGGTGGTGGCCTTTCAGATCAATTCTTTCCTTCGGTCGAGGCCGCGCACCAGTCATTTCTTGAATAAATTCGCTAGAACACAGGCGGTGGAATTTCTGGCCGAGTGGTCCTTAACTCCAAACAACGTGGCATTCCTCAGGGTACAGACAGGTGTGTTCGACCCAACGCAAATCGGGGATAAACCAAAGTGGTACGCTTCGAGCCTCGAACCCATTTATTTTCCTGTATGGGACACGGGTAGCTCGTTGGCGAACGCTCTGAAGGCAATGAAGGAACATGAAAATCAACCTACCGATGAAAGTGGATCAGACTCGGAGGGTGCTGAGAGTACCAGCTCCTCTTATTCTTCCTTGAGCGATTTTGTCTCTGAGATGGTGTCGTCTGATCTGTCGCCCA GTTACAATTGTACCGCGCTAGTGGCACAGCCACAAATGGCTCTGTCGGTAGATCCAAAGAATGTCTACAATCCACCAAGTTCTTTGCAATATCCTGGAATGGAGGAGGAGTCAACAACCAGGCCGGAAAGTCCACCGAGCACTTCCTCCAGTCATAGCGATCTGAGCAGTCCTAGCATGAACAGAGATTCAGAATTTGAATTAAATCCTCAGGCTCAAGAAGGTTCTCAGTCGACTAAT GATAAAGAGGAAGGTGGTAGCTTTGAGTCAGACTCTGCATCAACAATAACACCACGCACAATCCTGAGCGCACAAAGTTCTATAGGACAATTTGGAGTTGGCACGGGATTATTAGCCACTCCAGCAACGATCAGCGACACTGAACGTCCTACCACTTCCCACAGGACCTCGCGTGTCAGTAGATATGTCGTTCCT ATCCAACCAAGCGGAGCAGTTCTTCAGCGTCACCCAAGTGTTGGAAACGTTCTGGCAAGAGCATCAAGCTTTAATACGGGCACAGGACCACTTTTGCCACGTCAAATGAATAGTAACAGTGAAAATGGCTCACCTACTGTTCCTCGACAACTTTCATTGAGCGCTGGTACTCAGAAACAGGTTGCAGAAGGTGTACCGAAACAAGGCACATCCAACGTTACTGGCAATGGCGTTCTACGACAAGGATCACAAGGATCTTTGTTCGAACAAATTGCAACGCAGGCTAAGGATCTCGTTCGGGAAACAACCAGACAGAGCAGTCAGGATGGTCTTCTTGCCCAAATGGATAAG cTGAAACATCAGGCAAAGGAAAAGATTACAGAAGCTGGGGAGGATAGTCTGTTCGCTCCGCTGGAACAG TTTACGCAACAGACAAAGAAGGCTGTAGGAGAGGCGACAAAATCTGTACAGGAAGCATCAAAGACTGCTTTGGAGGCAAGTAAAACTGCGGCTGGAGTTAGTAAAAATACTTTTGACGATTTGACGTACGTTGGTAAGAGCACTTTTGGAGATTTTACGAAAAGTGCTAAAGAAGTTGCTACGAAGAAGGGTTTACTCAAG GGTCTCGGTGATACGCAACAATCACCTCCACCATCTCCTGGACTGGTACAAAGAAGAGATTCGATTAGCACCCAATTGGTCGCCTCGGATAATCGCGGTGGGCGTAGAGAAATCGGACGTGATTTTTTCAGCAATATTAGTAGTGATTTAAATGGCATCGCTGCGCAAACTAGCAGCATGTTTAGTGATCTATTTG GAAgtaaaaataattctaatagAAATGCCGGTCTCCACTCTCAGTCGCAGAAATCGGACAAGAAGACACCGATGCTTGGACCATTCcctaaaa GTAAAACAGGATTAGTGGAACGTTCATCGTTGATTAAACATTCGACGAATAAAAACACTCAGGAAGAGCTTCAGAGGATGCAGAATGCTGAAAGATCCAATGTAAATAGTGACAATCAAGCATTCTTGACCGAT GTAGTGAATCAAATTTTGACAGGCGAAGGTGTCGGTTGGTTGAAGTTGAATAGATTGAAGAAACTTATGGAAGATGAAAGCTACAGAGATTTTGTTGTCACGAAGCTTAACAAAGGTCTAAACAAGAAAATCAGCCCTGATGATCATATCGACGATGTG TGTGTTTCAAAACCAGTGTACAAAGGAATGCTAAAGTGCCTTCAAGCAGTGGCTCACGGTCTTGGACACACTTACAATAACTTTGGACTTGGTGGAATGGCATCAGTTTTCCAATTAATGGAAATTGCACACACTCATTACTGGAGCAAGGATCTTTCTGAGGGAACTTTTGATAGTTCTTTAATGTCTCAA ACATCTAGTCCATTTGGCAGTAGAGAAAATTTGAAGTCACCGCAATCACCATCTCAACCTGAACTAACTGAAGCATCTCAAAAATCAG ACCCGCCACAAGTTCATTTGGAAATGCCACACGGTCACACATCACCAGCGAACGAGGGGAATCAATCGACAACAGACATGTTCCTTGATATGTTCACTAAAAAAGGAAAGTTCCTCAGCAGGCTAACGTCGTTTGATTCTGAG AGTGGGCGGGGAGGTGGAACAGGAAGCAGCGAAGCTTTATCCACAGACGGAGGTAGCATTATCACTAATCCTGCTTTTCGGCAAGCCCACCAAGCTTCTTTCCGAAGCACTGTCTCTGATAGCGAGGTCGAACAAGGAAAT TTTCCACGTCAACCAAAGCAACGTACGGGAAGCGTATGGTCCAGCAAATCCTCTTTGAGTACTGGTTTCCGGTATCACGGGGGAAGTTTGGTACCCACCACCACTGCACCCAGTCCAGAAGCAGCAAGAACCTATTTATTCGAGG GTTTGTTAGGGAAAGAACGATCTTCGCTTTGGGACCAGATGCAATTTTGGGAAGATGCATTTTTGGATGCAGTTTCTCAAGAAAGAGATATGATTGGCATGGATCAAGGTCCTGGAGAGATGATGGAAAG GTATAAGAGTTTGAGCGAAAGTGAAAAGAAACGTTTGGAACATGACGAAGATAGATTACTGTGCACTTTGTTGCACAATTTAACGGCAATCTTGGTGATGTTGAACGTTGAAAAGAACGAGCTGAAGCGTAAAGTGAGAAGGCTACTTGGGAAAAGCCATATTGGTTTGATCTATAGTCAAGAGCTCAATCAACTTCTTGACCAAATACATAATCTT TACGGTAATGATATAGATTTGAAGCCTCTTACGTCTCGACAAATGCATCGGCAGTCGTTCACAGTGCACGCTGGTGTTGATGCTGAAGGTGATCTACGTTTTCTCGAGGTTCGCCACGACGGACTCGTGTTGAGATCCGTGAACGGCGTAATCGTTGAACGATGGTGGTACGAACGTTTGGTGAACATGACTTACAGTCCAAAGAACAAAGTTTTGTGCCTTTGGCGACGGAACGGCGGGCAAACGCAGCTGCATAAGTATTACACTAAAAAG TGCAAGGACCTATATTACTGTATAAAAGATGCAATGGAGAAGGCTGCTGCCCGTGGTCGTGGTGCAAACGTAGGAATTGAACTTGGCGGTGAATTTCCAGTTCAAGATATGCGTACCGGTGAGGGTGGACTTCTGCAGGTTTGCATGGAGGGCGTGGGTCTCCTCTTCGCGAATAGCAAG
- the Rab3-GEF gene encoding rab3 GDP-GTP exchange factor isoform X4, whose amino-acid sequence MDIQKKHLCPRLVDYLAIVGARLPSVSRQPVQVPELLRRYPVEDHKDFPLPLDMVYFCQPEGCTSVGPKRTALREATSFTFTLTDKDSGRTRYGICVNFYRPVERVASAVGSGISVKRDKYNTTFRRESWRKSMEKSTDSAFSSDYRSSAVGPSDSEKDCSSSRRDSDTSHAVSAPRLGITAPSGDSESGGSHSPSPRASRRRQRVRNHSLTSLCIISHHPFFSMFRECLFVLKKIIDACNESSSPQKVGASRQTNRETVWSVLTGQTLEGTPSIVLHDVREIETWILRLLSSPVPVPTKTRVEVEIVSQSMQPPLCFALPDHTRFSLVDFPLHLPLELLGVDICLKVLTLILLEHKIVLQSRDYNALSMSVMAFVTMIYPLEYMFPAIPLLPTCMSCAEQLLLAPTPFVIGIPATFLLYKTNFKMPDDIWLVDLDSNKINPPTGAGDQLPPLPEPEGTVLKNHLRQAMQLMDQAGSGAMASMTTPQPLPQDTSPRTSLQAPSRRDSLTSHLSGLSVSSMKHRPSIDHHTHLHSTSSTVTSAASGPRRQSVSQSSGSSSPQKPMSSQHMPPFNPFIYGNDVDSVDVATRVAMVRFFNSQNLLANFTEHTRTLRLYPRPVVAFQINSFLRSRPRTSHFLNKFARTQAVEFLAEWSLTPNNVAFLRVQTGVFDPTQIGDKPKWYASSLEPIYFPVWDTGSSLANALKAMKEHENQPTDESGSDSEGAESTSSSYSSLSDFVSEMVSSDLSPSYNCTALVAQPQMALSVDPKNVYNPPSSLQYPGMEEESTTRPESPPSTSSSHSDLSSPSMNRDSEFELNPQAQEGSQSTNDKEEGGSFESDSASTITPRTILSAQSSIGQFGVGTGLLATPATISDTERPTTSHRTSRVSRYVVPIQPSGAVLQRHPSVGNVLARASSFNTGTGPLLPRQMNSNSENGSPTVPRQLSLSAGTQKQVAEGVPKQGTSNVTGNGVLRQGSQGSLFEQIATQAKDLVRETTRQSSQDGLLAQMDKLKHQAKEKITEAGEDSLFAPLEQFTQQTKKAVGEATKSVQEASKTALEASKTAAGVSKNTFDDLTYVGKSTFGDFTKSAKEVATKKGLLKGLGDTQQSPPPSPGLVQRRDSISTQLVASDNRGGRREIGRDFFSNISSDLNGIAAQTSSMFSDLFGSKNNSNRNAGLHSQSQKSDKKTPMLGPFPKSKTGLVERSSLIKHSTNKNTQEELQRMQNAERSNVNSDNQAFLTDVVNQILTGEGVGWLKLNRLKKLMEDESYRDFVVTKLNKGLNKKISPDDHIDDVCVSKPVYKGMLKCLQAVAHGLGHTYNNFGLGGMASVFQLMEIAHTHYWSKDLSEGTFDSSLMSQTSSPFGSRENLKSPQSPSQPELTEASQKSDPPQVHLEMPHGHTSPANEGNQSTTDMFLDMFTKKGKFLSRLTSFDSEFPRQPKQRTGSVWSSKSSLSTGFRYHGGSLVPTTTAPSPEAARTYLFEGLLGKERSSLWDQMQFWEDAFLDAVSQERDMIGMDQGPGEMMERYKSLSESEKKRLEHDEDRLLCTLLHNLTAILVMLNVEKNELKRKVRRLLGKSHIGLIYSQELNQLLDQIHNLYGNDIDLKPLTSRQMHRQSFTVHAGVDAEGDLRFLEVRHDGLVLRSVNGVIVERWWYERLVNMTYSPKNKVLCLWRRNGGQTQLHKYYTKKCKDLYYCIKDAMEKAAARGRGANVGIELGGEFPVQDMRTGEGGLLQVCMEGVGLLFANSKFFVRLDHIRKCFTQKDGIFVLEEFNPKTRQVIQRKYKSQMADQICYSVLCVFSYLAAGLEQRKQQQIQQPQQHQQQQSQSHHHQFQQQQQQQQQQQQQQQQQQQQLQRQQAQQKHHQQQRAQLLQQPQQQQQQQQQQQQQQQQQLHQRQQHQSQAQQHSGSNMTQSAQGHKSTHFDSFPKHH is encoded by the exons ATGGATATACAGAAGAAACACCTGTGCCCCCGCTTGGTGGATTATCTCGCCATCGTGGGGGCTAGATTGCCCTCAGTCTCTCGTCAGCCTGTGCAG GTTCCAGAATTATTAAGAAGATATCCAGTGGAAGATCACAAAGATTTTCCATTACCTTTGGACATGGTTTATTTCTGCCAGCCCGAGGGTTGCACCAGCGTCGGCCCTAAACGCACAGCCTTACGAGAGGCCACCTCCTTCACCTTCACTCTCACCGACAAAGATTCCG GTAGGACACGTTACGGAATCTGCGTAAATTTCTATCGACCAGTAGAGAGGGTAGCTTCTGCGGTCGGAAGTGGAATCTCCGTGAAAAGGGACAAGTACAATACTACGTTCCGAAGGGAGAGCTGGAGGAAGAGTATGGAGAAGAGTACAGACTCTGCATTTTCTAG CGACTATAGGAGCAGTGCAGTAGGACCTAGTGATTCTGAGAAAGATTGTTCGAGCAGCAGAAGGGATTCTGACACGTCTCATGCTGTTAGCGCGCCAAGATTGGGTATCACTGCACCGAGCGGGGACAGCGAAAGCGGTGGTAGTCATTCACCATCACCGCGTGCTTCACGAAGACGTCAG AGGGTACGAAACCATTCTCTAACGTCACTATGCATCATTTCCCATCACCCTTTCTTTTCGATGTTTCGGGAATGCCTTTTCGTTTTGAAGAAGATCATCGACGCGTGTAACGAAAGTTCTTCACCGCAAAAAGTGGGTGCTTCCAGGCAAACCAACAG GGAAACAGTATGGAGCGTTCTAACCGGACAAACACTTGAAGGAACACCGTCGATAGTTCTCCACGATGTGAGAGAAATAGAAACCTGGATATTACGATTATTGAGCAGCCCGGTACCAGTTCCAACGAAGACACGAGTCGAGGTCGAAATCGTGTCTCAAAGTATGCAGCCACCACTCTGTTTTGCACTCCCAGATCACACTAGATTTTCTCTCGTTGATTTCCCTCTCCATCTACCCTTGGAACTTCTTGGCGTTGACATATGCTTGAAGGTCCTCACGTTGATTCTCTTGGAGCACAAG ATCGTGTTGCAATCTCGCGACTACAATGCCCTGTCGATGTCCGTAATGGCGTTCGTTACAATGATCTATCCTCTGGAGTATATGTTCCCCGCGATACCGTTGTTACCCACGTGCATGAGCTGCGCGGAACAATTGTTGCTTGCACCTACACCATTTGTTATCGGAATACCCGCTACTTTTTTATTGTACAAAACGAACTTCAAAATGCCCGATGACATATGGCTAGTGGATCTAGACAGCAATAAGATAAACCCACCTACCGGTGCGGGTGATCAATTGCCTCCGTTGCCCGAGCCAGAAGGCACCGTACTAAAGAATCACTTGAGACAG GCAATGCAACTGATGGACCAAGCCGGCTCTGgt GCAATGGCTAGCATGACGACTCCGCAACCTTTGCCCCAAGACACTTCACCTCGAACGTCGTTGCAAGCACCTAGCAGAAGGGATAGCCTAACTTCTCATTTGTCCGGTTTGAG TGTTTCGTCGATGAAACACAGACCAAGCATCGATCACCATACTCACCTCCATTCAACGAGTTCCACGGTGACAAGCGCAGCCTCTGGACCACGTCGACAGTCTGTATCTCAATCATCAGGATCTTCGTCGCCTCAGAAACCCATGTCCTCGCAACACATGCCTCCTTTCAATCCTTTCATCTATGGCAACGACGTAGACTCGGTGGACGTTGCCACCAGGGTGGCTATGGTGCGTTTCTTCAACTCCCAGAACTTGCTTGCTAACTTCACCGAGCACACAAGGACTCTGAGGCTGTACCCAAGGCCGGTGGTGGCCTTTCAGATCAATTCTTTCCTTCGGTCGAGGCCGCGCACCAGTCATTTCTTGAATAAATTCGCTAGAACACAGGCGGTGGAATTTCTGGCCGAGTGGTCCTTAACTCCAAACAACGTGGCATTCCTCAGGGTACAGACAGGTGTGTTCGACCCAACGCAAATCGGGGATAAACCAAAGTGGTACGCTTCGAGCCTCGAACCCATTTATTTTCCTGTATGGGACACGGGTAGCTCGTTGGCGAACGCTCTGAAGGCAATGAAGGAACATGAAAATCAACCTACCGATGAAAGTGGATCAGACTCGGAGGGTGCTGAGAGTACCAGCTCCTCTTATTCTTCCTTGAGCGATTTTGTCTCTGAGATGGTGTCGTCTGATCTGTCGCCCA GTTACAATTGTACCGCGCTAGTGGCACAGCCACAAATGGCTCTGTCGGTAGATCCAAAGAATGTCTACAATCCACCAAGTTCTTTGCAATATCCTGGAATGGAGGAGGAGTCAACAACCAGGCCGGAAAGTCCACCGAGCACTTCCTCCAGTCATAGCGATCTGAGCAGTCCTAGCATGAACAGAGATTCAGAATTTGAATTAAATCCTCAGGCTCAAGAAGGTTCTCAGTCGACTAAT GATAAAGAGGAAGGTGGTAGCTTTGAGTCAGACTCTGCATCAACAATAACACCACGCACAATCCTGAGCGCACAAAGTTCTATAGGACAATTTGGAGTTGGCACGGGATTATTAGCCACTCCAGCAACGATCAGCGACACTGAACGTCCTACCACTTCCCACAGGACCTCGCGTGTCAGTAGATATGTCGTTCCT ATCCAACCAAGCGGAGCAGTTCTTCAGCGTCACCCAAGTGTTGGAAACGTTCTGGCAAGAGCATCAAGCTTTAATACGGGCACAGGACCACTTTTGCCACGTCAAATGAATAGTAACAGTGAAAATGGCTCACCTACTGTTCCTCGACAACTTTCATTGAGCGCTGGTACTCAGAAACAGGTTGCAGAAGGTGTACCGAAACAAGGCACATCCAACGTTACTGGCAATGGCGTTCTACGACAAGGATCACAAGGATCTTTGTTCGAACAAATTGCAACGCAGGCTAAGGATCTCGTTCGGGAAACAACCAGACAGAGCAGTCAGGATGGTCTTCTTGCCCAAATGGATAAG cTGAAACATCAGGCAAAGGAAAAGATTACAGAAGCTGGGGAGGATAGTCTGTTCGCTCCGCTGGAACAG TTTACGCAACAGACAAAGAAGGCTGTAGGAGAGGCGACAAAATCTGTACAGGAAGCATCAAAGACTGCTTTGGAGGCAAGTAAAACTGCGGCTGGAGTTAGTAAAAATACTTTTGACGATTTGACGTACGTTGGTAAGAGCACTTTTGGAGATTTTACGAAAAGTGCTAAAGAAGTTGCTACGAAGAAGGGTTTACTCAAG GGTCTCGGTGATACGCAACAATCACCTCCACCATCTCCTGGACTGGTACAAAGAAGAGATTCGATTAGCACCCAATTGGTCGCCTCGGATAATCGCGGTGGGCGTAGAGAAATCGGACGTGATTTTTTCAGCAATATTAGTAGTGATTTAAATGGCATCGCTGCGCAAACTAGCAGCATGTTTAGTGATCTATTTG GAAgtaaaaataattctaatagAAATGCCGGTCTCCACTCTCAGTCGCAGAAATCGGACAAGAAGACACCGATGCTTGGACCATTCcctaaaa GTAAAACAGGATTAGTGGAACGTTCATCGTTGATTAAACATTCGACGAATAAAAACACTCAGGAAGAGCTTCAGAGGATGCAGAATGCTGAAAGATCCAATGTAAATAGTGACAATCAAGCATTCTTGACCGAT GTAGTGAATCAAATTTTGACAGGCGAAGGTGTCGGTTGGTTGAAGTTGAATAGATTGAAGAAACTTATGGAAGATGAAAGCTACAGAGATTTTGTTGTCACGAAGCTTAACAAAGGTCTAAACAAGAAAATCAGCCCTGATGATCATATCGACGATGTG TGTGTTTCAAAACCAGTGTACAAAGGAATGCTAAAGTGCCTTCAAGCAGTGGCTCACGGTCTTGGACACACTTACAATAACTTTGGACTTGGTGGAATGGCATCAGTTTTCCAATTAATGGAAATTGCACACACTCATTACTGGAGCAAGGATCTTTCTGAGGGAACTTTTGATAGTTCTTTAATGTCTCAA ACATCTAGTCCATTTGGCAGTAGAGAAAATTTGAAGTCACCGCAATCACCATCTCAACCTGAACTAACTGAAGCATCTCAAAAATCAG ACCCGCCACAAGTTCATTTGGAAATGCCACACGGTCACACATCACCAGCGAACGAGGGGAATCAATCGACAACAGACATGTTCCTTGATATGTTCACTAAAAAAGGAAAGTTCCTCAGCAGGCTAACGTCGTTTGATTCTGAG TTTCCACGTCAACCAAAGCAACGTACGGGAAGCGTATGGTCCAGCAAATCCTCTTTGAGTACTGGTTTCCGGTATCACGGGGGAAGTTTGGTACCCACCACCACTGCACCCAGTCCAGAAGCAGCAAGAACCTATTTATTCGAGG GTTTGTTAGGGAAAGAACGATCTTCGCTTTGGGACCAGATGCAATTTTGGGAAGATGCATTTTTGGATGCAGTTTCTCAAGAAAGAGATATGATTGGCATGGATCAAGGTCCTGGAGAGATGATGGAAAG GTATAAGAGTTTGAGCGAAAGTGAAAAGAAACGTTTGGAACATGACGAAGATAGATTACTGTGCACTTTGTTGCACAATTTAACGGCAATCTTGGTGATGTTGAACGTTGAAAAGAACGAGCTGAAGCGTAAAGTGAGAAGGCTACTTGGGAAAAGCCATATTGGTTTGATCTATAGTCAAGAGCTCAATCAACTTCTTGACCAAATACATAATCTT TACGGTAATGATATAGATTTGAAGCCTCTTACGTCTCGACAAATGCATCGGCAGTCGTTCACAGTGCACGCTGGTGTTGATGCTGAAGGTGATCTACGTTTTCTCGAGGTTCGCCACGACGGACTCGTGTTGAGATCCGTGAACGGCGTAATCGTTGAACGATGGTGGTACGAACGTTTGGTGAACATGACTTACAGTCCAAAGAACAAAGTTTTGTGCCTTTGGCGACGGAACGGCGGGCAAACGCAGCTGCATAAGTATTACACTAAAAAG TGCAAGGACCTATATTACTGTATAAAAGATGCAATGGAGAAGGCTGCTGCCCGTGGTCGTGGTGCAAACGTAGGAATTGAACTTGGCGGTGAATTTCCAGTTCAAGATATGCGTACCGGTGAGGGTGGACTTCTGCAGGTTTGCATGGAGGGCGTGGGTCTCCTCTTCGCGAATAGCAAG